From Candidatus Krumholzibacteriia bacterium, the proteins below share one genomic window:
- a CDS encoding AAA family ATPase, producing MKSASESRLSRFRVKPSQLRYRCDAKKLGFLTTDEIQYRPNIIGQERALDAMRLGLTIRSAGYNVFISGLTGTGKLTAIRYMLDGMDLRSEILTDICYVHNFSNEAEPTCLLLPAGQGCRLRKQVHNLRDTVSGFIPAALRSEQFKRKQAEIADSIRGQRDEMLRSLEKEVSEHGFSMVQVEHDGFARPELAPVIGGEVVPMDRLAGLLATGKIGKGDYDKLHKAYPELSRKLDDFLLAARELEHDLDHRTADLERAFIEPLIDQALDEINKSFKSEKVARFVADLREYTLSNLPIFVAVKPERERRRDMLPFEVNVLVDNTGVREAPVVIESSPTYVNIFGTIERHFGADGEQTTDHTLIRGGSLLKANSGFLILNLIDIFEEPLVWVALKRVLKSERLTIRGFDSLLLMPIAAIKPEEIPLDVKVVLIGDAWSYQILYEYDEDFRSIFKVKADFDNEMPNNLANQKKYAQFIKVLSRLEKLPAFHRDAVGAVIENGVRLAGRRNRLSTRFSDVGDVVREAVHWAAQAGSKVVRAEHVQRAVKERINRVSLVEDRLQELYNDGRILMDTSGAKVGQVNGLAVYDYGDHSFGRPSRITAETGVGRLGVINIEREAEMSGRIHNKGMLILEGYLRRMYAQDKPITVTASLCFEQGYSSVDGDSASSTEMYALLSSVAGIPLRQDIAVTGSMNQKGEVQPIGGVNEKIEGFFEVCKHRGLTGKQGVMIPALNVPELMLREDVAEAITKGKFNIYAVSTLDEGIEVLTGMPAGRRRPRGRFARGTVHHMVDEALRHFHEQLRSSEDGHGEAGDKHERMSASDERPRPPRPTRSRKPARRRKSARQPRRAR from the coding sequence ATGAAAAGCGCCAGCGAGTCTAGGCTATCCCGCTTCCGAGTCAAGCCATCGCAGCTCCGCTACCGGTGTGATGCGAAGAAGCTTGGCTTCCTTACCACCGACGAGATTCAATACCGGCCCAATATCATCGGCCAGGAGCGCGCGCTCGACGCCATGCGCCTCGGGCTTACCATTCGCAGCGCGGGATACAACGTCTTCATCTCCGGTCTCACAGGCACCGGCAAGCTCACCGCCATCCGCTACATGCTCGACGGCATGGACCTGCGCAGCGAGATCCTGACCGACATCTGCTACGTTCACAATTTTTCCAACGAGGCGGAACCCACCTGTCTGCTGCTGCCCGCCGGCCAGGGGTGCAGGCTGCGCAAGCAGGTCCACAACCTGCGCGACACCGTCTCCGGATTCATTCCGGCGGCGCTGCGCAGCGAACAGTTCAAGCGCAAGCAGGCGGAGATCGCCGACAGCATCCGCGGGCAGCGCGACGAGATGCTCCGCTCCCTGGAGAAGGAGGTGAGCGAGCACGGCTTCTCCATGGTGCAGGTGGAGCACGACGGGTTCGCGCGCCCGGAGCTGGCACCGGTGATCGGCGGGGAGGTGGTCCCCATGGACCGGCTGGCGGGCCTGCTGGCGACGGGCAAGATCGGCAAGGGTGACTATGACAAGCTGCACAAGGCCTACCCCGAACTGTCGCGCAAGCTGGACGATTTCCTGCTCGCCGCCCGCGAACTGGAGCACGACCTCGACCACCGCACCGCGGACCTCGAGCGCGCCTTCATCGAACCGCTCATCGACCAGGCGCTGGACGAGATCAACAAGTCCTTCAAATCGGAGAAGGTCGCCCGCTTCGTGGCCGACCTGCGCGAGTACACACTGAGCAATCTGCCCATCTTCGTGGCCGTCAAGCCGGAGCGCGAGCGGCGCCGCGACATGCTCCCCTTCGAGGTCAACGTGCTGGTGGACAACACCGGGGTCAGGGAAGCGCCGGTGGTGATCGAGTCGTCGCCCACCTATGTGAACATTTTCGGAACCATCGAGCGCCATTTTGGCGCCGACGGCGAACAGACCACCGACCACACACTCATCCGCGGCGGGTCGCTGCTCAAGGCCAACAGCGGCTTTCTGATCCTGAACCTCATCGACATATTCGAGGAGCCGCTGGTGTGGGTGGCGCTCAAGCGCGTCCTCAAGAGCGAGCGGCTCACCATCCGGGGATTCGATTCGCTGCTGCTGATGCCCATCGCCGCCATCAAGCCCGAGGAGATTCCGCTGGACGTCAAGGTGGTGCTCATCGGCGACGCGTGGAGTTACCAGATCCTCTATGAGTATGACGAGGACTTCCGCTCCATCTTCAAGGTCAAGGCGGATTTCGACAACGAGATGCCCAACAACCTCGCCAACCAGAAGAAGTACGCCCAGTTCATCAAGGTATTGTCGCGTCTGGAGAAGCTCCCCGCCTTCCACCGCGACGCGGTGGGTGCCGTCATCGAGAACGGCGTCCGGCTGGCGGGCAGGCGCAACCGCCTGTCCACGCGCTTCAGCGATGTGGGCGACGTGGTACGCGAGGCGGTGCACTGGGCGGCCCAGGCGGGATCCAAAGTGGTACGCGCCGAGCACGTGCAACGCGCCGTCAAGGAGCGTATCAATCGCGTGAGCCTGGTGGAGGACCGGCTGCAGGAGCTGTACAACGACGGCCGCATTCTGATGGACACCTCGGGGGCCAAGGTGGGCCAGGTGAACGGGCTGGCGGTATACGACTACGGCGACCACTCCTTCGGGCGGCCCAGCCGCATCACCGCCGAGACGGGGGTGGGACGTCTGGGCGTGATCAACATCGAACGCGAGGCGGAGATGAGCGGCCGCATCCACAACAAGGGCATGCTCATTCTGGAGGGCTACCTGCGGCGGATGTACGCCCAGGACAAGCCCATCACCGTCACGGCGAGCCTCTGCTTCGAGCAGGGCTACTCCAGTGTCGACGGGGACAGCGCGTCCAGTACCGAGATGTACGCGTTGCTCTCCAGCGTGGCCGGAATACCGTTGCGCCAGGACATCGCGGTCACCGGCTCCATGAACCAGAAGGGCGAGGTGCAGCCCATCGGCGGCGTGAACGAGAAGATCGAAGGCTTCTTCGAGGTGTGCAAGCACCGCGGACTCACCGGCAAGCAGGGTGTGATGATTCCCGCGCTCAACGTGCCGGAGTTGATGCTGCGCGAAGACGTCGCCGAGGCGATTACCAAGGGAAAGTTCAACATCTACGCCGTCAGCACGCTCGACGAGGGCATCGAGGTGCTCACGGGCATGCCGGCGGGCCGGCGCCGCCCGCGCGGCCGCTTTGCGCGCGGCACCGTCCACCACATGGTGGATGAGGCGTTGCGGCACTTCCACGAGCAGCTGCGCAGTTCGGAAGACGGGCACGGTGAGGCGGGCGACAAGCACGAACGCATGAGCGCCTCCGACGAACGGCCACGCCCGCCGCGTCCCACCCGCAGCCGCAAACCCGCGCGCCGGCGCAAGTCCGCGCGCCAACCCCGTCGCGCCCGGTAG
- the queG gene encoding tRNA epoxyqueuosine(34) reductase QueG codes for MVHPAREQVVKEIARDVGFSLVGIAPLDPLPESNDTFAAWLDAGMHGDMGYLARHKPLREDATALLPGARSAVCVGLNYYHDIEAQQRGMDGGDGRGRFSIYVHGQDYHAVMDGMLEEFEQQLREAFPGVETLACCDTKPVSDRALAMRAGIAWLGKNSNVISPEYGSWIFLGEVLTTLDLQPDQPLETLCGKCTRCIDACPTGALDTPFVLDARRCISYLTIEKRGEIDAELASKMGLDVYGCDTCQSVCPFNKVASESLVFSRAARSPLIDRTLEDLVNISDDEFREATKNSAIRRCKPEGMRRNAGIVRENLRGD; via the coding sequence ATGGTGCACCCCGCGCGCGAGCAGGTTGTCAAAGAGATCGCCCGCGACGTCGGCTTTTCCCTCGTCGGTATCGCGCCCCTCGACCCGCTTCCCGAGTCCAACGACACGTTCGCCGCGTGGCTCGACGCCGGCATGCACGGCGACATGGGCTACCTGGCCCGCCATAAACCTCTGCGCGAGGATGCCACCGCGTTGCTGCCCGGCGCGCGCAGCGCGGTGTGTGTGGGGCTCAACTACTACCACGATATCGAGGCGCAACAGCGCGGCATGGACGGCGGCGACGGCCGCGGGCGCTTTTCCATCTACGTGCACGGCCAGGACTACCACGCGGTGATGGACGGCATGCTGGAGGAGTTCGAACAACAACTGCGCGAGGCTTTCCCCGGCGTGGAGACGCTGGCGTGCTGCGACACCAAGCCGGTTTCCGACCGTGCGCTCGCGATGCGCGCCGGCATCGCCTGGCTGGGAAAGAACAGCAATGTCATCTCGCCGGAGTACGGTTCGTGGATATTCCTGGGCGAGGTGCTCACCACGCTGGATCTGCAGCCCGACCAACCGCTGGAGACGCTGTGCGGCAAGTGCACGCGCTGCATCGACGCGTGTCCAACCGGTGCGCTCGACACGCCCTTCGTGCTGGATGCGCGCCGCTGCATCTCCTACCTGACCATCGAGAAGCGCGGCGAGATCGATGCGGAGCTGGCGTCGAAGATGGGCCTCGACGTGTACGGCTGCGACACCTGCCAGAGTGTGTGTCCGTTCAACAAGGTGGCGAGCGAGTCGCTGGTGTTCAGCCGCGCGGCGCGCAGCCCGTTGATCGACCGCACGCTGGAAGATCTGGTCAATATTTCCGACGATGAATTCCGCGAGGCCACGAAGAACAGCGCCATCCGCCGCTGCAAGCCGGAAGGGATGCGCCGCAACGCGGGCATCGTGCGCGAGAACCTGCGCGGCGATTGA
- a CDS encoding HEAT repeat domain-containing protein, with amino-acid sequence MKDTSTKAGRESATQPENAAIVEQVLKALTKLVNGRKIYAENNPRLEQFRNEFDAALRKFFEVDEALVLTIDQYTMRWNDHVVYENTGREESLAYILFRDGIGEVTIFPQAIGDEVRLLIDILTSELHSRDADEDVVTRFWTANFEHITYRVMDDYLADEYGAGSSQSQEEARNDETSDHPELLPSLEDKGRVIIQQADALYPIDTFLRRTLAAHHPEGDDSQREALYQRLLRTSFAVAGEEVAIYTRELEAEKAEDGVAAFAEAIFVFTLLGESETAVRDVMGIIDRTMEYAINEKQPATLARLTEFVREFEVRPDLPAGVSDFCNKLMRKLADPEVLAALFDRIDRPGPYMEATLRYAKSIGRDAVEPLTRVLHRIEGVQAHRLICDALMQIAGDDGGAVMSGALDRFDTEHPAVALDAVYIARAMNLSLTPRLRELVFYPETRVKLEMIDWISKRDGDDATDLLLSSLADLDKRIRLKVLEALNDRNVPGVREKLSDLAFGKDFNERAADEQEAFFRTLGTVGDIHTVDQIRAMIERRRRIGGGKGADVKLLAIRALERIKHQTALDVLGRLVEDSNEAVRLRAARASETLATALAAGEPRAEERRKSETEAGVTQ; translated from the coding sequence ATGAAAGATACGTCCACCAAGGCCGGGCGCGAAAGCGCCACGCAGCCGGAAAACGCTGCGATCGTCGAGCAGGTCCTCAAGGCCCTGACGAAACTCGTCAATGGCCGGAAGATCTATGCCGAGAACAATCCACGCCTGGAGCAGTTCCGCAACGAATTCGACGCCGCGCTGCGCAAGTTCTTCGAGGTGGACGAGGCGCTGGTGCTGACGATTGACCAGTACACGATGCGCTGGAACGACCACGTGGTCTATGAGAACACGGGCCGGGAGGAAAGTCTTGCCTACATCCTCTTTCGCGACGGCATTGGCGAGGTGACAATTTTTCCGCAGGCGATCGGCGACGAGGTCCGCCTGCTGATCGACATCCTCACCAGCGAACTGCACAGCCGTGACGCCGACGAGGACGTGGTGACGCGCTTCTGGACGGCCAACTTCGAGCACATCACCTACCGGGTGATGGACGACTACCTCGCCGACGAGTACGGCGCGGGAAGCTCGCAGAGCCAGGAGGAGGCCCGCAACGACGAGACCAGCGACCATCCGGAACTGCTGCCGAGCCTGGAGGACAAGGGGCGCGTGATCATCCAGCAGGCCGACGCGCTGTACCCCATCGATACCTTCCTGCGGCGCACACTCGCCGCCCACCACCCCGAGGGCGATGACAGCCAGCGCGAGGCGCTCTACCAGCGCCTCCTGCGCACCAGCTTCGCCGTCGCCGGCGAGGAAGTGGCCATCTACACGCGGGAGCTCGAGGCCGAGAAGGCCGAGGACGGCGTGGCCGCCTTCGCGGAGGCCATTTTTGTATTCACGCTGCTCGGCGAGAGCGAAACCGCCGTGCGCGACGTGATGGGCATCATCGATCGCACCATGGAATACGCCATCAACGAGAAACAGCCCGCGACCCTCGCGCGCCTCACCGAGTTCGTGCGCGAGTTCGAGGTTCGCCCCGACCTGCCCGCGGGCGTGAGCGACTTCTGCAACAAGCTCATGCGCAAGCTGGCCGACCCCGAGGTGCTGGCCGCGCTGTTCGACCGCATCGACCGGCCCGGGCCGTACATGGAGGCCACCCTGCGCTACGCGAAATCCATCGGCCGCGACGCGGTGGAGCCGCTGACGCGCGTGCTGCACCGCATCGAGGGCGTCCAGGCGCACCGGCTGATCTGCGACGCGCTCATGCAGATCGCGGGCGACGACGGTGGCGCGGTCATGTCGGGGGCGCTGGACCGCTTTGACACCGAGCACCCCGCGGTGGCGCTGGACGCGGTATACATTGCGCGCGCCATGAACCTCTCGCTCACGCCGCGCCTGCGCGAACTGGTTTTCTACCCCGAGACACGCGTCAAGCTGGAGATGATCGACTGGATCTCCAAACGCGACGGCGATGACGCCACCGACCTGCTGCTGTCCTCGCTGGCCGACCTCGACAAGCGCATCCGGCTCAAGGTGCTGGAGGCGCTCAACGACCGCAACGTGCCCGGCGTGCGTGAGAAGCTGTCCGATCTGGCGTTCGGCAAGGACTTCAACGAGCGCGCCGCGGACGAGCAGGAGGCGTTCTTCCGCACCCTGGGCACGGTGGGCGACATTCATACCGTGGACCAGATCCGCGCCATGATCGAGCGCCGCCGCCGCATCGGCGGGGGCAAGGGCGCCGACGTCAAGCTGCTCGCAATCCGCGCCCTGGAGCGCATCAAGCACCAGACCGCGCTCGACGTGCTGGGCCGCCTGGTGGAGGACTCCAACGAGGCGGTGCGGCTGCGCGCCGCGCGCGCCAGCGAGACTCTGGCCACGGCCCTGGCCGCGGGCGAGCCGCGCGCCGAAGAGAGACGCAAAAGCGAAACCGAAGCCGGGGTGACCCAGTGA